Genomic segment of Acinetobacter larvae:
AATAGCAAGCTTTTGTTACAATGGAACGCTATTTTAAACTGTTAAATGGAAAATGAACATGCTGTCTCGTTTGGTTCGACAAATTTTACAAGCAACGGTCTATGATGTTGCAATCGAAACTCCACTCGAAGCAGCGCCACGAATTAGTCAAAAACTCAACAATACCATTCGTTTCAAGCGAGAAGACTTGCAACCGGTTTTTTCTTTTAAGCTACGCGGTGCCTATAACCGTATTAGCCAATTGCCAAAATCTCAGTTGCAACGTGGCGTTATTACGGCTTCAGCAGGTAACCATGCTCAAGGTGTGGCACTGTCTGGGAAAAAACTGGGTATTCGTGCAGTGATTGTCATGCCGAAAACAACACCCGACATTAAAGTACAAGCTGTGCGCCAACTCGGTGGTGAAGTCATTTTACATGGCGATTCTTTTGACATTGCCAATACTTTCGCCATTCAAAAGGCTGAACAAGAAGGTTTAACGTTTATTCCCCCTTATGACGATGAATTGGTCATTGCCGGTCAAGGCACCATTGCCAATGAAATTTTAAGACAATGGCGTGATGTAGACTACGTCTTTGTTGCTGTGGGTGGCGGTGGGCTGATTGCAGGAGTTGCTGCATATTTAGGTGAGGTTGCCCCGCATGTCAAAGTCATTCCCGTTGAATATGACGAGTCTGCGTGCTTAAAAGCTGCCTTCGAAACCCAACAACGTGTTGTATTGCCACATGTTGGTTTATTTGCAGATGGTACAGCCGTCGCACAAATTGGTGCCAAACCTTTTGAAGTACTGCAATTGATGAAGTCAGATCGCTCAGGTCCCATCGTGGAACCCAATGTCGTTTTGGTCAATACCGATGAAATTTGTGCAGCCATCAAAGATACCTTTGATGAAAATCGCAGCATCGTAGAACCCTCTGGTGCAATGGCATTGGCAGGCATTAAAAAATATGTTGCTCAACAAGGTATCCGTGATAAAAATATCGTGTCGATCATCTGCGGCGCAAATATGAATTTTGACCGACTTCGTTATATTGCTGAACGTACCGAGTTAGGCGAACGTCGTGAAGCCATTTTTGCTGTCACCATTCCAGAAACCAAAGGGGCCTTCCTCGCATTCTGTCGTACCTTACAAGGACGTAATATTACCGAGTTTAACTATCGTGCTTCTGCATCAAATGAAGCCCATGTTTTTGTGGGTATTAGTTTAAAATTTGGTGAAAAAGAACGTTTAGAGATCTTTGAAACCCTACAAGCGAAATATCAAGTCGATGATCTTTCTGATGATGAAGTTGCAAAGCTGCATATTCGTTATCTGATTGGTGGTCATGCTAAAATTGCCAATGAACGCTTATTCCGTGTGGAATTCCCAGAACGCCCAGGGGCATTATTAACCTTCTTAGAACGTCTAGGACCTAACCACAATATTTCACTGTTCCATTACCGTAACCATGGTGCAGCAGAAGGTCGGGTTTTGGTAGGACTTGAAGCAACCGATGCGCAGCAAAATCCAGATGGTCTCATTGAGACATTACAAAGCATCGATTATCCGTTTGAAGAAATTTCAAACAACTTAGGCTATTTACGTTTTTTAAAGTAAAACAGTCGACTTAAAAAGCATCTTTACAGAAAAATGAGCCCTTATCGGCTCATTTTTTATGATTCACATAATTTTTCCGCTTACACAATAATCACACTCGCGCTGTAAAAATTCATTTTTTTACTGAATTTTGAACTTTTAGTGCAAATCTCCAAAGCCAATAAAATAAAGTTGAATGGAAAAATATAAATAATATATTGATATAAAATAACTTTTATCAGATTTATCCGTTCAAAATTTAAGTTACAAAACTATCACATAAAAACCGTGCAAATGTTACAGTACGTAAAATTATTTTTGTGCTTGAATCGTGCTCCTGAAATGGAAACATAACATCTGGGAAAGATGTCACAAGCATAAAGCTGAAGGATGAAGGATTTATGAGTCAACTCAATCCAACGTTAATAACGTTTATATTTTATATCGTGGCCATGGTCCTAATCGGACTTTACGCCTACAAAGCTACAAATGATTTTTCTGATTATATTTTAGGTGGTCGTAGTCTAGGTAGTTTAGTCACAGCCTTATCCGCTGGGGCATCTGACATGAGTGGTTGGTTATTGATGGGGCTACCCGGCGCCATTTATTTATCCGGTCTCACAGAAGCTTGGATTGCCATCGGTTTGACTGTAGGTGCATGGTTAAACTGGATTTTTGTTGCGGGTCGTCTACGCGTTCACACTGAAATTCAACACAATGCCTTGACCCTACCCGACTATTTTGCCAGCCGTTTTTCCGATCATAAACGGATATTACGGGTTATTTCGGCCTTGGTCATTTTAATCTTCTTCGCGATTTACTGTGCATCTGGTATGGTCGCTGGCGCACAACTCTTCAAAAGTATTTTTGGTATTTCTTATACCACTGCGCTGTGGATTAGTGCTATTGCCACAATCAGTTATGTCTGTATCGGTGGCTTCCTGGCGATCAGTTGGACGGATACTTTTCAAGCTGGTTTGATGATTTTTGCCTTGTTAATCACACCGATTATGGCGTATCTGGCGATTGGCGATAATCACCATCAAGTGACAATGATCATTGCATCTGCTCGCCCCGATGCCAATGCTTTATTTTCTGGTATCAGTGGTATCGCGATTTTATCTGCAGTTGCCTGGGGCTTAGGCTATTTTGGTCAACCGCATATTTTGGTCCGTTTCATGGCTGCCGAATCGGTACGCGCTATTCCGGCTGCACGCCGTATTGCCATGACATGGATGATTCTCTGTTTAGGTGGTGCCGTTGCTGTCGGTTATATCGGTATTGCTTACTTTAAGATTCATCCAGAGTTAGCCGCTGCCGTGAATGCCAATCCTGAAACCATTTTTATGGAATTTACTAAAATTCTATTTAATCCATGGATTGCAGGTGTGGTCTTGGCCGGTATTTTGGCTGCAGTGATGAGTACGCTCAGCTGTCAACTTTTGGTCTGCTCAAGTACCTTGACTGAAGATTTATACAAACCCTTTATTCGTAAGAATGCTTCACAAAAAGAACTGGTTTGGGTCGGTCGCTTCATGGTCTTGGCGGTATCGATTTTGGCAATATTTTTGGCGAGTAATCCAGACAGCAAAGTCTTGAGCTTAGTCGCTTATGCTTGGGCTGGTTTTGGTGCTGCTTTTGGACCATTGATCATCATCTCACTCTTGTGGAAACGCATGACCCTCAATGCTGCTATTGTTGGTATGGTGGTCGGTGCTGCAACGGTGATTATCTGGAAAAATACGCTGGATCATTTAGGGATCTATGAAATTATTCCTGGTTTCTTATTTTCTAGTATTGCAATTTTTGTGGTGAGCTTAATCGACAAAGCCCCTGCTGCTGACGTACAACAACGTTTTGAAGAAGCAGATCAACGTTATAAAGCTGAAATCGCTGCCATGAAAACTGGTCAATAACCCTCAATCCCCCCTTGCTCAAACCCGATGTTGTCTCGCTGCAACATCGGGTTTTTTAGCTATTGCCAGACAGTTTTTTTGTGCTATTGGTACGCGCATATTTTAAATTAATTTGCGTACTTTCCTTGATCACTTCCATCACTGGATAACTGCGGGTTTCTTTGATCCCAGGCAATTGCCATAAAATCTGCCCAGAAATTTTGCGGAATTCTTCCATATTTTGACAGCGAATTTTAATCAGAAAATCAAAGCCTCCACTGGTCATATGACACTCTACAATTTCTGAATAATGTAAAATCGCATCGGAAAAAGCTTCTAATACATTGGGCGTGGTCTTATCTAATAAGACTTCCACAAAAACCACAAAACTGCGTTTTAGCAGTTTGGGATTGAGTTTGGCCTGATAAGACAAGATATAACCATCACGACTCAGTTTCTGCACCCGTGCCAATACTGCGGTTGGCGAAAGATTGACTTCCTCGGCCAATTTAGCATTGGAGATACGCCCATCATTCTGTAGTAAATCTAAAATTTTAATATCGATACGGTCTAGAACGTGCATTGGGAGACTCTATGAATAATCCACTAAATTTTACCTGAATTATAGTGAGATATTCAGCATTTTTTTTGTCATGATTCAGAAAATTCAGTATAGAACAGCAAAAAATACGTTTTACAGGACGCAATGAACATGACGGATATGACAGCAGACCTTGAAAATTCTGAAAATCAACAAGATATTTTTAAGAACGACGCTATTACCACCTTCCACACGGCAAATGAGGCTGAACGTGAGCTGAATCGCGCTTGGCGTCGTGCTGAGCCAGAATGTGTCGAAACACTGCTGAATGCCAGCGCAATACCAGATGAAATCAATCAACGTATTCACGATCTTGCCTTAGAGCTATCACATCAATTACGTGATCAAAAAAGTGCTTCGGGTAAATCTGGCATCGTACAGGGCTTATTACAAGAATTTTCGCTCAGTTCCCAAGAAGGGATCGCCCTCATGTGCCTGGCCGAAGCGCTGTTGCGTATTCCCGACCAAGCCACACGTGATCTATTGATTCGAGACAAGATTAATCAAGGAAATTGGAAAGAACACGTTGGTCAAAGTAGCATGATGTTTGTCAATGCAGCCGCTTGGGGTTTAATGCTGACAGGCAAACTCATGGAAACCCCCAAACAAAAATCATTATCCAGCATGCTGACGGGTCTACTAGAACGCTGTGGTCGTGGTGTTATACGTAAAGCGGTAGATAGTGCGATGCGTATGATGGGCGAGCAATTTGTTACTGGCGAAACCATCGATGAAGCACTGAGAAATGCTAAAGCACTTGAAGCCAAAGGATTTCGCTATTCTTATGACATGTTAGGTGAAGCAGCACTCACAGAACAAGATGCCGATCGTTATTACCAAGACTATCTCAATGCCATTCACGCCATTGGCAAAGCCTCTCATAGCGAAGACGAATATAGCGGTCCCGGGATTTCAATCAAATTATCAGCATTACATCCACGCTATCAACGCGCCCAAGTCACGCGTGTGCTGGATGAGCTTTATGCGAAAGTTTTGGAATTGGCTAAGCTTGCCAAGCATTATCGGATTGGTTTAAACATTGATGCTGAAGAAACTGAGCGCCTAGAACTCTCTTTACAACTGCTAGAACGCCTGTGTTTTGAAGAACAATTGGCAGGTTGGAAAGGTATAGGCTTTGTGATCCAAGCCTATCAAAAACGTTGTTTCTATTTGGTCGATTATATTGTTGATCTCGCAAAACGCAGCCAAAAACGCTTAATGATTCGTTTGGTTAAAGGTGCTTATTGGGATAGTGAAATCAAAAAAGCCCAAATAGATGGCATGGCAGATTATCCAGTCTTTACCCGTAAAGTGCATACCGATTTATCTTATATTGCTTGTGCTAAAAAATTATTGGCGGCACCTGAACAAGTTTATCCGCAGTTTGCAACGCATAATGCCTTGAGTATGGCAACGATTTATAACTTGGCCGATCCTGCCAAATATTACCCAGGTCAATATGAGTTCCAATGCCTACATGGTATGGGTGAAGCACTCTATCAACATGTGGTGGGCAGCAAGTCAGAGCATAAATTGGGCGTACCATGTC
This window contains:
- the ilvA gene encoding threonine ammonia-lyase, biosynthetic — encoded protein: MNMLSRLVRQILQATVYDVAIETPLEAAPRISQKLNNTIRFKREDLQPVFSFKLRGAYNRISQLPKSQLQRGVITASAGNHAQGVALSGKKLGIRAVIVMPKTTPDIKVQAVRQLGGEVILHGDSFDIANTFAIQKAEQEGLTFIPPYDDELVIAGQGTIANEILRQWRDVDYVFVAVGGGGLIAGVAAYLGEVAPHVKVIPVEYDESACLKAAFETQQRVVLPHVGLFADGTAVAQIGAKPFEVLQLMKSDRSGPIVEPNVVLVNTDEICAAIKDTFDENRSIVEPSGAMALAGIKKYVAQQGIRDKNIVSIICGANMNFDRLRYIAERTELGERREAIFAVTIPETKGAFLAFCRTLQGRNITEFNYRASASNEAHVFVGISLKFGEKERLEIFETLQAKYQVDDLSDDEVAKLHIRYLIGGHAKIANERLFRVEFPERPGALLTFLERLGPNHNISLFHYRNHGAAEGRVLVGLEATDAQQNPDGLIETLQSIDYPFEEISNNLGYLRFLK
- the putP gene encoding sodium/proline symporter PutP, which codes for MSQLNPTLITFIFYIVAMVLIGLYAYKATNDFSDYILGGRSLGSLVTALSAGASDMSGWLLMGLPGAIYLSGLTEAWIAIGLTVGAWLNWIFVAGRLRVHTEIQHNALTLPDYFASRFSDHKRILRVISALVILIFFAIYCASGMVAGAQLFKSIFGISYTTALWISAIATISYVCIGGFLAISWTDTFQAGLMIFALLITPIMAYLAIGDNHHQVTMIIASARPDANALFSGISGIAILSAVAWGLGYFGQPHILVRFMAAESVRAIPAARRIAMTWMILCLGGAVAVGYIGIAYFKIHPELAAAVNANPETIFMEFTKILFNPWIAGVVLAGILAAVMSTLSCQLLVCSSTLTEDLYKPFIRKNASQKELVWVGRFMVLAVSILAIFLASNPDSKVLSLVAYAWAGFGAAFGPLIIISLLWKRMTLNAAIVGMVVGAATVIIWKNTLDHLGIYEIIPGFLFSSIAIFVVSLIDKAPAADVQQRFEEADQRYKAEIAAMKTGQ
- a CDS encoding winged helix-turn-helix transcriptional regulator gives rise to the protein MHVLDRIDIKILDLLQNDGRISNAKLAEEVNLSPTAVLARVQKLSRDGYILSYQAKLNPKLLKRSFVVFVEVLLDKTTPNVLEAFSDAILHYSEIVECHMTSGGFDFLIKIRCQNMEEFRKISGQILWQLPGIKETRSYPVMEVIKESTQINLKYARTNSTKKLSGNS